Proteins from a genomic interval of Sphingobacterium lactis:
- a CDS encoding HAD hydrolase-like protein, which yields MTREIPLDKKLYLFELDDVLFPKQDYLLQIYYLFAQFVEFTEGRAMATELVNFMKETYLAKGEEAVYPEAAKKFSFSQDYSENMGRLMVNGHLPLKLILPNSIKLLFASILEKGAKIAILTKGNPAMQLNKLKHIDWQGFDKQMKVYFIDELQFRNIEPISYIASENQLDQEELIFIESM from the coding sequence ATGACAAGAGAAATACCTTTAGATAAAAAACTGTATTTATTTGAATTGGACGATGTCCTGTTTCCCAAGCAGGATTATTTGTTACAAATCTACTACCTCTTTGCGCAATTTGTGGAGTTTACGGAGGGACGTGCCATGGCTACGGAGTTGGTGAACTTTATGAAGGAAACCTATTTGGCCAAGGGCGAAGAAGCTGTTTATCCAGAGGCTGCAAAAAAGTTTAGTTTTAGCCAGGATTATAGTGAAAATATGGGCAGATTGATGGTTAATGGCCACTTGCCATTGAAATTGATCCTGCCAAATTCGATAAAATTGTTGTTTGCCTCCATACTCGAAAAAGGGGCAAAAATCGCCATACTTACCAAGGGCAACCCGGCTATGCAATTGAATAAATTGAAACATATCGATTGGCAGGGATTTGACAAGCAGATGAAAGTTTATTTTATCGATGAATTGCAGTTCAGAAATATAGAGCCAATTAGTTATATTGCTTCTGAAAATCAACTCGATCAAGAGGAGTTGATTTTCATCGAATCAATGTAA
- a CDS encoding N-acetyltransferase, giving the protein MTISDFLIIPASANHIHYADQICDEMFESAKARGTGIARRKPEYVARKMEEGKAVIALHKDGTWAGFCYIETWGHGDYVANSGLIVNPIFRKVGLAKAIKKRVFELSREKYPNSKIFGLTTGLAVMKINSDLGYEPVTYSELTQDEEFWKGCQSCVNYDILMSKDRKNCMCTAMLWDPVEKEKELKEKILRKAEAKERLDRISKKQSLLKRIEAKLWKSTKKMVATVFPVGAKPVKGF; this is encoded by the coding sequence ATGACAATCTCCGATTTTTTGATTATTCCTGCATCAGCAAATCATATCCATTATGCTGATCAAATCTGTGACGAAATGTTCGAGTCTGCAAAGGCTCGCGGTACAGGTATTGCGCGTAGAAAGCCAGAATATGTGGCGCGCAAGATGGAGGAAGGCAAGGCGGTTATCGCCCTGCATAAGGACGGTACCTGGGCAGGTTTCTGTTATATCGAAACATGGGGGCATGGTGACTATGTTGCCAATTCAGGCCTGATCGTAAATCCTATTTTCCGTAAAGTGGGTTTGGCCAAGGCCATTAAGAAACGGGTCTTTGAATTGTCGCGCGAGAAATATCCGAACTCCAAGATCTTCGGTTTAACGACCGGTTTGGCGGTGATGAAGATCAACTCCGATTTGGGCTATGAACCAGTAACCTATTCCGAGTTGACCCAGGATGAGGAATTCTGGAAAGGCTGTCAATCCTGCGTGAACTATGATATCTTAATGTCCAAGGATCGCAAGAACTGCATGTGTACTGCCATGTTGTGGGATCCGGTGGAAAAGGAAAAGGAACTGAAGGAAAAGATCCTGCGCAAGGCGGAAGCAAAGGAGCGGTTGGATCGCATCTCCAAGAAACAAAGCCTCCTGAAACGGATCGAGGCAAAGCTTTGGAAGTCGACCAAAAAGATGGTCGCAACAGTATTTCCGGTAGGTGCAAAACCGGTAAAAGGATTTTAA
- a CDS encoding ABC transporter ATP-binding protein, producing the protein MLKANNIFKSYGDLEILKGVSISVKKGEIVSIVGASGAGKSTLLHIIGTLDKPDKGTVVIENQEVFALSEKNIADFRNRHIGFVFQFHHLLPEFTALENVCIPGFIAGTDRKVVEQRGMELLETLGVAHRAQHKPAAMSGGEQQRVSVARALINNPTLVLADEPSGNLDSENATALHQLFFDLRDKLQQTFIIVTHNEDLARISDRTIHMRDGLIY; encoded by the coding sequence ATCTTAAAGGCCAATAACATTTTCAAATCGTACGGAGACCTGGAAATCCTGAAAGGGGTAAGCATTTCCGTGAAGAAAGGGGAGATCGTTTCCATTGTAGGTGCCTCCGGTGCCGGTAAGAGTACCTTGCTGCATATCATCGGTACGCTGGATAAGCCCGATAAGGGAACCGTCGTGATTGAGAATCAGGAAGTCTTTGCACTGAGCGAAAAGAATATCGCTGACTTCAGAAATCGCCATATTGGCTTTGTCTTTCAGTTTCACCACCTGTTGCCCGAATTTACCGCACTGGAGAATGTCTGTATTCCCGGATTTATTGCCGGTACGGATCGGAAAGTCGTGGAGCAGCGCGGCATGGAGCTCTTGGAGACCTTGGGGGTGGCACATCGCGCGCAGCATAAACCTGCTGCCATGTCCGGTGGAGAGCAACAGCGCGTATCGGTCGCTCGTGCCCTGATCAATAACCCAACCCTGGTGTTGGCAGATGAGCCTTCCGGTAACCTCGATTCGGAAAATGCAACCGCCCTGCACCAACTGTTCTTCGATCTGCGCGATAAGTTGCAGCAGACCTTTATCATCGTCACCCACAATGAGGACCTCGCCCGGATTTCCGATCGAACCATTCATATGCGGGATGGGTTAATCTATTAA
- the argC gene encoding N-acetyl-gamma-glutamyl-phosphate reductase yields the protein MEKIKVGIVGSAGYTGGELLRILIYHPQVEIVFANSASNAGNKLSDVHNDLFGDTDLTFSSDFHSDIDVLFLCVGHGDAKKFLDANPVDPAVKIIDLSQDYRLRANTAFGGKNFIYGLPELNREAIRSAYYIANPGCFATNIQLALLPLASKGLLPEQLHVNATTGSTGAGQKPSATTHFSWRNNNLSAYKSFDHQHLQEISESLDQLQSGFLPQGSGSLLERAAEKINFVPQRGDFARGIFSAIYVDSDLTEEEAYALYDAYYETHPFTHVSKANIDLKQVVNTNKSIIHLEKHGNKLLILNATDNLLKGASGQAVQNMNLMFGLDEKTGLNLKSVGF from the coding sequence ATGGAAAAGATTAAAGTTGGCATTGTAGGTTCTGCAGGTTATACGGGTGGTGAATTGTTAAGGATCTTGATCTATCATCCCCAAGTGGAAATCGTATTTGCGAACAGCGCTTCGAATGCTGGCAATAAATTATCGGATGTACATAACGATCTATTCGGTGATACGGATCTTACTTTTTCTTCTGATTTCCATTCGGACATCGACGTCCTATTCCTATGCGTAGGACATGGAGATGCCAAAAAGTTTCTGGACGCAAATCCTGTCGATCCAGCAGTAAAGATCATCGATCTTTCTCAAGATTACCGATTAAGAGCAAACACGGCTTTTGGAGGAAAGAATTTTATCTATGGTTTACCGGAATTGAATAGGGAAGCTATCCGTTCTGCGTATTATATTGCAAATCCAGGATGTTTCGCAACCAATATTCAGCTGGCGCTTTTGCCTTTGGCAAGTAAAGGACTGTTACCTGAACAATTGCATGTAAATGCAACTACAGGATCTACTGGAGCAGGGCAGAAGCCTTCGGCAACGACCCATTTCTCTTGGCGGAACAACAACTTATCAGCCTATAAATCCTTTGATCACCAGCACTTGCAGGAGATCTCAGAATCATTGGATCAGTTGCAGTCAGGATTCTTACCTCAAGGATCAGGAAGCCTGTTGGAGCGTGCTGCGGAAAAGATCAATTTTGTTCCGCAACGCGGTGATTTTGCCAGAGGTATTTTTTCGGCAATCTATGTAGATTCCGACCTGACTGAAGAGGAAGCGTATGCGCTGTACGATGCATATTATGAAACGCATCCCTTTACCCATGTCTCGAAGGCGAATATTGATCTGAAGCAAGTGGTAAATACCAATAAAAGCATTATCCATCTTGAAAAACACGGCAACAAATTGTTGATCCTGAACGCAACGGACAACCTGTTGAAAGGCGCATCCGGACAGGCGGTTCAGAATATGAATTTAATGTTTGGTCTTGACGAAAAAACAGGGTTGAATTTAAAATCTGTAGGATTCTAA
- the argG gene encoding argininosuccinate synthase, giving the protein MKKVVLAFSGGLDTSFCCIYLSRDLGLEVHSVIVNTGGFSEEELKTIEKRAYELGVKSHTTIDETEDYYQDTIKYLIFGNVLKNATYPLSVSAERVCQATAIANYCKKIGAECVAHGSTGAGNDQVRFDMIFHTLIPGVEIITPIRDLQLSREDEIAYLNKHGVEYSAEKAKYSINKGLWGTSVGGAETLTSNQYLPESAWPTPVTSTEPRQITIDFEKGEPVGLNGEKIGAVRVIQELQAIAQPYGIGRDIHVGDTIIGIKGRVGFEAAGPIILVKAHHALEKHTLTKWQLSWKDQLAGFYGNYMHEGQMHDPVMRDMEAFLASSQETVSGRVFVELHPHRFIILGIESEHDLMSNKFGSYGEMNKGYTGDDVKGFSKIFGNQTIIWHKVNNKD; this is encoded by the coding sequence ATGAAGAAAGTAGTTTTAGCATTTAGCGGCGGTTTGGATACCTCTTTCTGTTGTATCTATCTATCCCGTGACTTAGGTTTAGAGGTCCACTCGGTAATCGTAAATACCGGCGGCTTTTCAGAAGAAGAATTAAAAACAATTGAAAAGAGGGCCTATGAACTAGGTGTTAAGTCGCATACTACGATCGACGAAACCGAAGATTATTACCAGGATACGATCAAGTATCTTATTTTCGGGAATGTCCTTAAGAATGCTACCTATCCACTTTCTGTTTCAGCGGAGCGTGTATGCCAAGCAACGGCGATTGCGAACTACTGCAAGAAAATTGGTGCAGAATGCGTAGCCCATGGATCAACGGGAGCTGGAAATGATCAGGTTCGCTTTGATATGATCTTCCATACCTTAATCCCAGGCGTTGAAATCATTACACCGATTCGTGATCTGCAACTTTCAAGAGAAGATGAAATTGCTTATTTAAATAAACATGGAGTGGAGTATTCGGCTGAAAAGGCAAAATATTCCATCAACAAAGGCCTTTGGGGAACTTCTGTCGGTGGAGCTGAAACATTGACGTCTAACCAGTATCTTCCGGAGTCTGCATGGCCAACACCGGTTACTTCAACCGAACCACGCCAGATTACCATAGACTTTGAAAAAGGTGAGCCTGTGGGATTGAACGGCGAGAAGATTGGTGCAGTTCGTGTAATCCAAGAATTGCAGGCAATTGCACAGCCTTATGGTATCGGTCGCGATATCCATGTCGGTGATACGATCATTGGTATCAAAGGACGTGTAGGTTTTGAAGCTGCCGGCCCAATTATCTTGGTCAAAGCGCACCATGCGTTGGAAAAACATACGCTAACAAAATGGCAGTTGTCCTGGAAAGACCAATTGGCAGGTTTCTATGGAAACTACATGCACGAAGGGCAGATGCATGACCCAGTAATGCGTGATATGGAAGCTTTCTTGGCAAGTTCCCAGGAAACGGTTTCCGGACGTGTATTCGTGGAGTTGCACCCACATCGCTTCATTATTTTGGGTATCGAGTCCGAGCATGACCTGATGTCCAACAAGTTTGGTAGCTACGGAGAGATGAACAAAGGCTATACCGGTGATGATGTGAAAGGCTTCTCCAAGATCTTCGGTAACCAGACCATTATTTGGCATAAGGTAAACAATAAGGACTAA
- the hemL gene encoding glutamate-1-semialdehyde 2,1-aminomutase, which produces MTTSASDISRDQSAKLFEKAKQYFPGGVNSPVRAFKSVYGTPLFIERGDKAHLWDADSNEFIDFCCSWGPLILGHNTPEIREAVSAQLGKGLSFGAPTALENDLAELILSNNKKIEKIRFVSSGTEAVMSAIRLARGYTKRDKIVKFEGCYHGHSDSLLVKAGSGLVTFGETSSAGVPKAFADETIVIALNDKAALEQVFTDFKDQIAAVIIEGVPANNGLLIQDKDYIHFLRDITKANGSLLIMDEVITGFRLGFEGASKYYDIQPDIITYGKIIGGGMPVGAYGASKELMACISPDGAVYQAGTLSGNPVAMAAGIAALNLLAQPGFYEKLEQTTQDFVAELRAFIEEKGYEVHLTTIGSIFWFAFSSNPKIQRADEIDPASMEKYKVMHRELLNRGIYFGPSGYEVGFISAAHTEEDLKTTIKAIKEALDIVFQ; this is translated from the coding sequence ATGACAACATCTGCTTCGGATATTTCTCGTGACCAATCGGCAAAGTTATTTGAAAAGGCAAAACAATATTTCCCTGGCGGAGTGAACTCTCCGGTTCGGGCTTTCAAATCAGTATATGGAACTCCCCTATTTATTGAGCGTGGCGACAAGGCCCATTTATGGGATGCCGATAGCAACGAGTTCATCGACTTCTGCTGCTCTTGGGGACCTTTGATCCTTGGGCATAACACACCAGAAATTAGAGAAGCGGTTTCCGCACAGTTAGGTAAGGGATTGAGCTTCGGCGCTCCGACAGCATTGGAAAATGACCTGGCCGAATTGATTTTGAGCAACAACAAAAAGATCGAAAAGATTCGTTTTGTCAGCTCAGGTACGGAAGCGGTCATGTCCGCCATCCGCTTGGCAAGAGGATATACCAAAAGGGATAAGATTGTAAAATTCGAAGGCTGCTACCATGGTCACTCAGACTCGCTGTTGGTGAAAGCTGGATCCGGCCTGGTAACCTTTGGCGAGACCTCATCTGCAGGCGTACCGAAGGCATTTGCCGATGAGACCATTGTCATCGCCCTGAATGATAAAGCTGCGCTGGAACAAGTATTTACTGACTTTAAAGACCAAATTGCTGCCGTAATCATTGAAGGTGTTCCAGCCAATAATGGTTTGTTGATTCAAGACAAGGACTATATCCACTTCTTACGCGATATTACGAAAGCCAATGGATCGCTATTGATCATGGATGAAGTGATCACGGGATTCCGTCTAGGATTCGAAGGTGCTTCCAAATATTACGACATTCAACCGGACATCATCACCTATGGTAAGATTATCGGAGGTGGCATGCCAGTAGGTGCCTATGGTGCATCTAAAGAATTAATGGCGTGCATTTCCCCTGATGGTGCCGTTTACCAAGCAGGAACACTATCTGGAAACCCTGTTGCAATGGCTGCGGGCATCGCTGCACTCAATCTGTTGGCACAACCTGGTTTCTATGAAAAATTAGAACAGACCACTCAGGATTTTGTTGCTGAATTGCGTGCCTTTATTGAAGAAAAAGGATATGAAGTGCATCTGACCACGATAGGTTCAATTTTCTGGTTTGCATTTTCGAGCAATCCAAAAATCCAACGTGCGGATGAGATCGATCCGGCATCCATGGAGAAATATAAAGTGATGCACCGCGAGTTACTGAACCGAGGAATCTACTTTGGTCCTTCTGGTTACGAGGTTGGTTTTATCTCCGCTGCACACACCGAAGAGGACCTTAAAACTACCATAAAAGCTATTAAAGAGGCGTTAGATATTGTATTTCAATAA
- the sucC gene encoding ADP-forming succinate--CoA ligase subunit beta yields the protein MNIHEYQGKEILKSFGVRVQEGIVAETPEQAVEAAKRMKEEFNSDWVVVKAQIHAGGRGKGGGVKLAKNHDEVLQRSTDIIGMQLVTPQTGPEGKKVNKVLIAQDVYYPGDSETKEFYMSVLLDRATGRNIIMYSTEGGMDIEEVAEKTPHLIFKEEIDPKVGLQGFQARKIAFNLGLSGAAHKDMVKFVAALYKAYDSIDASMFEINPVLKTSDDKILAVDAKVNLDENALYRHPEIAALRDITEEDPTEVEAGEFNLNYVKLDGNVGCMVNGAGLAMATMDIIKLAGGEPANFLDVGGTANAETVKAGFNIILKDPNVKAILINIFGGIVRCDRVAQGVIDAYNEIGNIPVPIIVRLQGTNAKEAKELIDNSGLQVYSAILLKEAAELVTKVLEEGK from the coding sequence ATGAACATTCACGAATATCAAGGAAAAGAAATACTTAAGAGTTTCGGAGTAAGAGTACAGGAAGGTATTGTTGCTGAAACCCCAGAGCAAGCTGTTGAGGCTGCTAAGCGAATGAAAGAAGAATTCAACTCGGATTGGGTTGTGGTAAAAGCACAGATCCATGCGGGTGGCCGTGGTAAAGGTGGTGGTGTGAAGTTGGCTAAAAACCATGATGAAGTATTGCAACGCTCTACGGACATCATCGGGATGCAACTTGTAACGCCGCAGACTGGTCCAGAAGGTAAAAAAGTTAACAAAGTTTTGATCGCACAGGACGTTTACTACCCTGGTGACAGCGAAACTAAAGAATTCTACATGTCCGTTTTGTTAGACCGTGCTACTGGTCGCAACATCATTATGTATTCTACAGAAGGTGGTATGGACATCGAAGAAGTTGCTGAAAAAACACCTCACTTGATCTTCAAAGAAGAGATTGACCCTAAAGTTGGTCTTCAAGGTTTCCAAGCACGTAAAATCGCTTTCAACTTAGGCCTATCCGGTGCTGCGCACAAAGATATGGTTAAGTTCGTAGCTGCATTATACAAAGCATACGATTCCATCGATGCTTCTATGTTCGAAATCAACCCGGTATTGAAAACTTCTGATGACAAGATCCTAGCGGTTGACGCGAAGGTGAACTTGGACGAGAACGCATTGTACCGTCATCCAGAAATCGCTGCATTGCGCGACATCACTGAGGAAGATCCTACAGAAGTTGAAGCTGGTGAATTCAACCTGAACTACGTGAAATTAGATGGTAACGTGGGTTGTATGGTTAATGGTGCTGGTCTTGCTATGGCAACAATGGACATCATTAAACTAGCTGGTGGTGAGCCTGCAAACTTCTTGGACGTTGGTGGTACTGCTAATGCTGAAACAGTTAAAGCTGGTTTCAACATTATCTTGAAAGACCCTAACGTAAAAGCGATCTTGATCAACATCTTCGGTGGTATCGTTCGTTGTGACCGTGTTGCTCAAGGTGTAATTGATGCTTACAACGAAATCGGAAACATCCCTGTGCCAATTATCGTTCGTCTTCAAGGAACAAACGCAAAAGAAGCAAAAGAATTGATCGACAACTCTGGTCTTCAGGTTTACTCAGCAATCTTATTGAAAGAAGCTGCTGAATTGGTAACTAAAGTCCTAGAAGAAGGAAAATAA
- a CDS encoding S9 family peptidase, with product MISSCSPEGTSQKAPVNWPDATPPVAEKKNFDRIIHNDTVVDPYYWMNDYFKKGPDSSRVVAYLDAENAYTEAMMKDTDGLQDVLFKEMKGRIKETDESVPYLRNGYYYYQRTEEGKQYYKLCRKKGSLDAPEEVLLDVDKMAEGFAYYALGGATVSPDNKLLAYGVDTVSRREYVIHIKNLETGEILPDRIIRTSGGSVWAADNKTLFYTAKNPVTLLSEKIKRHTLGAPVDKDVVVYDEKDNTNYIGVWKSKDDQYIFIYSGGTLSSETRYLKSDDPNGTFQVFQPRIKDVLYSVTPLKDKFLVVTNDNAKNFKVMETPLDKTGKENWKEYIPHRSDVLVEGIDEFENFIVVSERKNGLSQLAIRNLQDNSQHYLDFGEAAYTVYSSTNVEYNTDILRYGYTSMVTPSSTYDYNMKTKEKTLMKQQEVLGGYDQKQYVTERKMAKVTDGSIVPISIVYKKGTNLDGKAPLLLYAYGSYGSSMDPTFSSSRLSLLDRGFIYAIAHIRGGEEMGRQWYEDGKMMKKKNTFTDFIDCGKYLIAEKYTAKEHLYAQGGSAGGLLMGAVINMAPEIWNGVIAQVPFVDVVNTMLDESIPLTTNEYDEWGNPNNKEAYDYMKSYSPYENIEAKEYPNLLVTTGLHDSQVQYFEPAKWVAKLRDIRKGKNVILLKTDMEYGHGGASGRFDYLKDVALNYAFLFKLEGITK from the coding sequence ATGATATCATCCTGCTCACCTGAGGGGACTTCCCAAAAAGCACCTGTTAACTGGCCAGATGCCACTCCACCGGTTGCTGAAAAGAAAAATTTTGACCGGATCATCCATAATGATACGGTAGTCGATCCATATTATTGGATGAATGATTATTTCAAAAAAGGGCCAGATTCCTCGCGTGTCGTTGCCTATCTAGATGCTGAAAATGCCTATACGGAAGCGATGATGAAGGATACTGATGGTCTTCAGGATGTACTCTTCAAGGAAATGAAGGGCCGGATCAAAGAAACTGATGAGAGCGTGCCGTATCTGCGCAACGGGTATTATTATTACCAGCGCACGGAGGAAGGAAAACAATACTACAAGCTATGCCGCAAGAAGGGCAGTTTGGATGCACCTGAGGAAGTGCTATTGGATGTGGATAAGATGGCAGAGGGATTTGCCTATTATGCCCTGGGTGGTGCTACGGTAAGTCCGGACAATAAATTGTTGGCCTATGGTGTCGATACTGTATCCAGAAGGGAATATGTCATTCACATTAAGAATTTGGAGACCGGAGAAATCCTACCGGACCGTATCATCCGCACATCGGGAGGTTCGGTTTGGGCAGCGGATAATAAAACGTTGTTCTATACGGCGAAAAACCCCGTAACCCTATTGAGTGAAAAGATCAAGCGCCATACCCTAGGTGCCCCAGTTGATAAAGACGTTGTTGTGTATGATGAAAAGGATAATACCAACTATATTGGGGTCTGGAAATCGAAGGACGATCAATATATTTTCATTTATTCCGGAGGAACGCTGAGTTCCGAAACGAGGTACCTGAAGTCAGATGACCCCAATGGCACCTTCCAGGTTTTTCAACCCCGGATAAAGGATGTGCTCTATTCCGTTACGCCACTAAAGGATAAGTTCCTGGTCGTGACGAATGACAATGCCAAGAATTTCAAAGTGATGGAAACGCCGCTGGACAAAACGGGGAAGGAAAACTGGAAAGAATATATCCCGCACCGGTCCGATGTTTTGGTGGAAGGGATCGATGAATTCGAGAACTTTATCGTGGTGTCTGAAAGAAAGAATGGTCTGTCGCAACTTGCCATTCGGAACTTGCAGGACAACAGCCAGCATTACCTGGATTTTGGAGAAGCTGCCTATACCGTGTATTCCAGTACGAATGTAGAATACAACACGGATATCTTACGCTATGGCTATACTTCCATGGTAACTCCGTCTTCAACCTACGATTATAACATGAAGACGAAGGAAAAAACCCTGATGAAACAACAAGAGGTACTGGGTGGATATGATCAAAAGCAATACGTTACGGAGCGTAAGATGGCCAAAGTAACTGATGGCTCGATTGTTCCGATTTCTATTGTCTACAAAAAGGGAACAAACCTGGACGGCAAGGCGCCGCTATTGCTGTATGCATACGGTTCCTACGGTAGTTCCATGGATCCGACGTTTAGCTCTTCTAGGCTATCACTTTTGGATCGTGGATTTATCTATGCCATTGCCCATATTCGTGGGGGCGAGGAGATGGGTAGGCAATGGTATGAGGATGGCAAGATGATGAAGAAGAAGAATACCTTTACGGATTTCATAGATTGTGGAAAATACCTGATTGCCGAGAAATACACCGCCAAAGAGCATCTATATGCGCAGGGGGGTAGTGCCGGTGGATTGTTGATGGGTGCTGTGATCAATATGGCTCCTGAAATTTGGAATGGAGTCATTGCACAGGTGCCATTTGTGGATGTGGTAAACACAATGTTGGATGAAAGCATCCCTTTGACTACGAATGAATACGATGAGTGGGGTAATCCGAATAACAAGGAAGCCTATGACTACATGAAGTCTTATTCACCATACGAAAATATTGAGGCCAAAGAATATCCGAACCTATTGGTGACAACGGGTCTGCACGATAGCCAGGTGCAGTATTTCGAGCCGGCAAAATGGGTGGCTAAGCTACGCGATATCCGAAAGGGCAAGAACGTGATCCTCTTGAAAACAGATATGGAATATGGACATGGGGGCGCATCGGGAAGGTTCGATTACCTGAAAGATGTGGCATTGAACTATGCTTTCCTATTTAAATTGGAAGGTATTACCAAATAA